A genomic window from Candidatus Rokuibacteriota bacterium includes:
- a CDS encoding MtrB/PioB family decaheme-associated outer membrane protein, which translates to MRRGLGFVLGGLVLSGFLLFPASRAAGQTEMFGLKLGGDVELGGRLFADRPSPSERGKFEEYRDIPQGIFLEDLRLRLDSKDESYSLEFRAKEAGEEDQNFLLRSSKLGRYEFEFEWDQIPHVFSRTGRSPYNETSRGVFELPDSIQTTLQGASAAARPGILQSFLAGARDIDLETRWDIARMALKLTPTPDWDLRAEYTRTRKEGERPIGTTLTAFTNQVELPEPIEQTVHDLRLTAQLAREQWQLQFSYNLSVFQNDVDVLIWDNPLRVTDHATLGSSRGRLDLAPDNIAHTVGITGALNLPLRSRLTGTFSYGLRFQDDNFIPHTINSAITDPGLALPADSLDGQVHTRLFNLRFTSHPLRDISIGARYRLYDFDDQTRNLTFPARVRTDATLLTDPITSSRFSYTKHNAGADVGWRLLTPLSLKVGYEWERWDRDERHREAPLTDEHTPKVSLDYTPFDWLLLRASYARSWRRISDYNPFAHLAHTVGAEEAAVEAPQAQSTLLRKFDEADRDRDRVDFLAQLTFFDTLTFTPTVSFRNDDYKNSFLGLQDDESWAAGIDLSWSPMERVAFFASYMREEFFYRQRSRNRVPPAQLENPTFDWVAKNEDEVDTFGAGIDAALIPKKLDFRLAWSYSRARGEMRAFNPVTPTGGTAAQNLSATAVDFPEIEDSLHQLEASLRYRINKGWSAKLSYIFEKFDISDFRTDDIQPFMGGVDASTATSIFLGAQIRDYTAHILAFTLGYRF; encoded by the coding sequence ATGAGACGCGGACTCGGGTTTGTGCTGGGCGGCCTCGTCCTGAGCGGGTTCCTGCTCTTTCCGGCCTCACGCGCGGCGGGACAAACGGAGATGTTCGGGCTCAAGCTTGGCGGTGACGTGGAGCTAGGAGGACGCCTCTTTGCGGATCGCCCGTCGCCCTCGGAGCGTGGCAAGTTCGAGGAGTACCGGGACATCCCCCAGGGGATCTTCCTGGAAGACCTCCGCCTCCGGCTCGACAGCAAGGACGAGAGCTACTCCCTCGAGTTCCGTGCCAAGGAGGCGGGGGAGGAGGATCAGAACTTCCTCCTCCGCAGCTCGAAGCTCGGCCGTTACGAGTTCGAGTTCGAGTGGGATCAGATCCCTCATGTCTTCAGTCGGACCGGAAGGAGCCCGTACAACGAGACCTCGCGGGGGGTTTTCGAGCTTCCCGATTCGATCCAGACGACGCTGCAGGGGGCGTCCGCTGCGGCCAGGCCGGGCATCCTCCAGAGCTTCCTCGCCGGGGCTCGCGACATCGACCTGGAGACCCGCTGGGACATCGCGCGGATGGCCCTGAAGCTCACTCCAACCCCGGACTGGGACCTCCGGGCCGAGTACACGCGGACGCGGAAAGAGGGGGAGCGTCCGATCGGGACCACATTAACAGCCTTCACCAACCAGGTGGAGCTGCCCGAGCCCATCGAGCAGACGGTTCATGATCTCCGGCTGACGGCCCAGCTGGCCAGGGAGCAGTGGCAGCTCCAGTTCAGCTACAACCTTTCCGTCTTCCAGAACGACGTGGACGTCCTGATCTGGGACAACCCCCTCCGGGTGACCGACCACGCCACGCTGGGGTCTTCCCGGGGCCGTCTGGATCTGGCCCCGGACAATATTGCCCATACCGTGGGTATTACCGGCGCGCTGAATCTTCCCCTGCGGAGCCGCCTGACCGGGACCTTCTCCTATGGCTTGCGCTTCCAGGACGACAACTTCATTCCCCATACCATCAACTCTGCCATCACCGACCCTGGCCTGGCGCTCCCCGCGGACAGCCTCGACGGTCAGGTCCACACCAGGCTCTTCAACCTCCGGTTCACGAGCCATCCGCTCCGGGACATCTCGATAGGGGCGCGCTACCGCCTTTACGACTTTGACGACCAGACCCGTAACCTCACCTTCCCTGCCCGGGTCAGGACTGATGCGACGTTGCTTACTGACCCGATCACCAGCTCCCGCTTCAGCTACACCAAGCACAACGCGGGGGCAGATGTGGGGTGGCGGCTCCTGACACCGCTTTCCCTGAAGGTCGGCTACGAATGGGAGCGCTGGGACCGCGACGAACGCCACCGCGAAGCTCCCCTGACCGACGAGCATACGCCCAAGGTCTCGCTGGACTATACCCCCTTCGACTGGCTCCTCCTCCGGGCCTCGTATGCCCGCTCCTGGCGCCGGATCAGCGACTACAACCCCTTCGCCCACCTCGCTCACACCGTAGGGGCTGAGGAGGCCGCGGTGGAGGCTCCTCAAGCCCAGTCCACTCTCCTCAGAAAGTTCGACGAGGCTGACCGGGACCGTGACCGGGTGGACTTCCTCGCCCAGCTCACGTTCTTCGACACGCTGACGTTCACGCCCACCGTGAGCTTCAGGAACGACGACTACAAGAACTCGTTCCTCGGCCTCCAGGATGACGAGAGCTGGGCCGCCGGCATCGACCTCTCCTGGAGCCCGATGGAGCGGGTGGCGTTCTTCGCCAGCTATATGCGGGAGGAGTTCTTCTACCGGCAGCGTTCCCGTAATCGGGTACCTCCGGCCCAGCTCGAAAACCCCACCTTCGACTGGGTGGCAAAGAACGAAGACGAGGTGGATACCTTCGGCGCCGGAATCGATGCGGCCCTGATCCCGAAGAAGCTCGACTTCCGCCTGGCCTGGAGCTACTCCCGAGCGAGGGGCGAGATGCGGGCCTTTAACCCCGTGACCCCCACCGGCGGCACTGCGGCTCAAAACCTCTCGGCCACGGCCGTGGACTTTCCGGAAATCGAGGATTCGCTCCACCAGCTCGAGGCATCGCTTCGCTACCGGATCAACAAGGGCTGGTCAGCGAAGCTCTCGTATATCTTCGAGAAGTTCGACATCTCCGATTTCCGCACAGATGACATCCAACCTTTCATGGGTGGTGTAGACGCCTCGACAGCGACGAGCATCTTCCTCGGAGCCCAGATCCGCGACTACACGGCCCACATCCTCGCCTTCACCCTGGGCTACCGCTTCTAA
- a CDS encoding methyltransferase domain-containing protein, translating to MAKHGARRSHLHRDRLGNPKDWKRYLRRLLGPDRARWQRPEKVVRALGLRPGQSACEIGTGPGYFAFRLARAVGPGGHVYAVDAEPRMLGLLSARLRRARRKNITPVLGLPENPLLPPRACDLIILVNTYHHFRDGPGYLRRLVRGLRPGGRIVNIDFHRRPTPAGPPVEHRVAREDFIRDAGRAGLRLAAELGFLPYQYVLVLRLR from the coding sequence ATGGCGAAACACGGCGCGCGCCGGTCCCACCTCCACCGGGACCGCCTCGGCAACCCGAAGGATTGGAAGCGCTACCTCAGGCGCCTGCTCGGGCCCGACCGCGCGCGCTGGCAGAGGCCCGAGAAGGTGGTGAGAGCGCTCGGCCTCCGCCCGGGCCAGAGCGCCTGCGAGATCGGGACCGGCCCGGGCTACTTCGCGTTCCGGCTCGCGCGGGCCGTCGGGCCGGGGGGCCACGTCTACGCCGTCGATGCCGAACCGCGGATGCTGGGCCTCCTGAGCGCGCGCCTGCGCCGGGCACGCCGGAAGAACATCACTCCGGTCCTCGGCCTTCCGGAGAACCCGTTGCTTCCCCCGCGCGCCTGCGATCTCATCATCCTGGTCAACACGTATCACCATTTCCGCGACGGGCCTGGCTACCTTCGGCGCCTGGTCCGGGGGCTCCGGCCGGGCGGTCGCATCGTGAACATCGACTTCCACCGGCGGCCGACACCCGCCGGGCCGCCCGTCGAACATCGCGTCGCCCGGGAGGACTTCATCCGGGACGCGGGGCGCGCGGGGTTGCGGCTGGCCGCCGAGCTCGGCTTCTTGCCCTACCAGTACGTCCTCGTGTTGAGGCTCAGGTAG
- a CDS encoding acyl-CoA dehydrogenase family protein, with the protein MNRIEHGRSLLRRWEASKPANFYDDGHLRRTLAFRWGEARLAEVEPLLRQAGADSAGPVNRACGLLDRPEHLPRLEPWNGIGERTEEVVLHPTYHEIGRLVWRSRVLSVLGEPGSVTLHTALAYLFAQNGEVPHLCAVGCTAGLIKAIQRCGSDWMRREWLPRLLDPDYDRRWHGAQFLTEVQGGSDVGANACVARRIPEQPEAWLIRGEKWFCSNVHADLYAVSARPEGAPDGTRGLGLFVVPRRLDDGRPNGVFIRRLKSKLGTRTLPTAEVDFQDALGYQLGSLEEGFRVMMGVIINTSRLGVALGSCGIMRRAWVEAFSYARVREAFGQRLVEFPAVREQLAEMRALATAGLSFTLFLADLEDRLTLSGVHPEDDPLFRIGVNMGKYICSVDAGPVVHHGIEILGGNGTIEDFSPLPRLYREVPVEESWEGPHNTMMAQILRDALRSKMHDALLGNAEGTLLGIRDPALTPARDITSAALQDARARLARLLRGDPEAAALGIRRLVHRMARIFQASLLLEGADHDLAAKEPTPLPAIARFFVNRYVAAGYDPTEDSGYGDLIGQVVQSE; encoded by the coding sequence ATGAATCGGATCGAACACGGCCGCTCGCTCCTGCGCCGCTGGGAGGCGTCAAAGCCTGCCAATTTTTACGACGACGGGCATCTCAGGCGGACGCTCGCCTTTCGTTGGGGTGAGGCCCGCCTCGCCGAGGTGGAACCGCTCCTCCGTCAGGCGGGTGCTGACTCTGCGGGGCCGGTGAATCGTGCCTGTGGGCTCCTGGACCGGCCCGAGCATCTGCCGCGCCTGGAGCCGTGGAACGGCATCGGCGAGCGGACGGAGGAGGTGGTCCTCCACCCCACCTACCACGAGATCGGCAGGCTCGTGTGGCGCTCGCGGGTCCTCTCGGTCCTCGGCGAGCCGGGGAGCGTGACCCTGCACACCGCCCTGGCGTATCTCTTCGCCCAGAACGGGGAGGTCCCGCACCTGTGCGCGGTCGGGTGCACCGCGGGGCTCATCAAGGCGATCCAGCGGTGCGGGAGCGACTGGATGCGGCGCGAATGGCTCCCGCGCCTGCTGGATCCGGACTATGACCGCCGCTGGCACGGCGCGCAGTTCCTCACCGAGGTCCAGGGAGGCTCCGATGTCGGCGCCAATGCCTGCGTCGCCCGGCGCATCCCGGAGCAGCCCGAGGCCTGGCTGATCAGGGGAGAGAAGTGGTTTTGCTCCAACGTCCACGCCGACCTCTACGCCGTCAGCGCCCGTCCCGAGGGTGCCCCCGACGGGACGCGGGGGCTCGGCCTCTTCGTCGTCCCGCGGCGCCTCGACGACGGTCGGCCCAACGGCGTCTTCATTCGCCGGCTCAAGTCCAAGCTGGGGACGCGCACGCTGCCGACCGCGGAGGTGGACTTCCAGGACGCGCTCGGCTACCAGCTGGGGAGCCTGGAGGAAGGGTTCCGCGTGATGATGGGAGTCATCATCAACACCTCGCGACTCGGGGTCGCGCTGGGCTCCTGCGGGATCATGCGCCGGGCGTGGGTCGAGGCGTTCTCCTACGCCCGGGTGCGGGAGGCCTTCGGCCAGCGGCTCGTGGAGTTCCCGGCGGTGCGCGAGCAGCTGGCCGAGATGCGGGCGCTGGCGACTGCGGGCCTGTCCTTCACGCTCTTTCTAGCCGACCTGGAGGACCGGCTGACCCTGTCCGGCGTCCATCCTGAGGACGACCCGCTCTTCCGCATCGGCGTCAACATGGGGAAGTACATCTGCTCGGTGGATGCGGGCCCGGTCGTCCACCACGGGATCGAGATCCTGGGGGGCAACGGGACCATCGAGGATTTCAGCCCGCTCCCGCGCCTTTACCGCGAGGTGCCCGTGGAGGAAAGCTGGGAGGGGCCGCACAACACGATGATGGCCCAGATCCTTCGCGACGCGCTGCGATCCAAGATGCACGACGCCCTCCTCGGGAACGCCGAGGGCACCCTGCTCGGCATCCGGGATCCGGCCCTGACGCCGGCGCGGGACATCACCAGCGCCGCGCTCCAGGACGCGCGCGCGAGGCTCGCTCGGCTCCTGCGGGGGGACCCGGAGGCGGCGGCCCTCGGCATCCGGCGGCTCGTCCACCGGATGGCCCGGATCTTCCAGGCTTCGCTCCTGCTCGAGGGGGCCGACCACGACCTGGCGGCGAAAGAGCCCACGCCGCTACCGGCGATCGCCCGGTTTTTCGTGAACCGTTACGTGGCGGCGGGCTACGACCCCACCGAGGATTCGGGCTACGGAGACCTGATCGGTCAGGTCGTTCAGTCGGAGTGA
- a CDS encoding PepSY domain-containing protein yields MKRALSVTLVVAVVFLLAGAALAFMGPAGMPMRMGGMMGMGPGMMGMGPGMMGMGPGMMGAGTGEGACPGMGAAAAEPISEAKAKELAQQYADKYLKGFTVEKVLPFTGMHHTMYSVELKGPKDEVRTLHINPWGNVMPFGGPGRRAG; encoded by the coding sequence ATGAAGCGCGCTCTGAGCGTAACCCTGGTGGTGGCCGTTGTGTTCCTGCTGGCCGGCGCCGCGCTGGCGTTCATGGGACCCGCGGGGATGCCCATGCGAATGGGTGGCATGATGGGGATGGGCCCCGGGATGATGGGAATGGGCCCCGGCATGATGGGGATGGGCCCCGGGATGATGGGCGCGGGGACCGGAGAGGGCGCCTGCCCCGGCATGGGAGCTGCGGCTGCCGAGCCGATCAGCGAGGCGAAAGCCAAGGAGCTGGCCCAGCAGTACGCGGACAAGTACCTGAAGGGGTTCACGGTCGAGAAGGTGCTCCCGTTCACCGGGATGCACCACACCATGTACTCGGTCGAGCTGAAGGGCCCCAAGGACGAGGTCCGGACCCTCCACATTAACCCGTGGGGCAACGTGATGCCGTTCGGCGGCCCGGGGCGCCGAGCCGGGTAG
- a CDS encoding DUF302 domain-containing protein, producing MLHIVVSTKPLDRVAADLEQAVTRHKFGMLGVHDLKAKMAEKGVPFARECRIFEVCNPQQAGKVLEAYLAISTALPCRISVYEEGGKTKLATIRPTAMISLYPNPEVRGVAEEVEIILGRIMAEAAG from the coding sequence ATGCTGCATATCGTTGTGTCCACTAAACCGCTGGACCGGGTCGCCGCGGATCTTGAGCAGGCCGTCACGCGCCACAAGTTCGGCATGCTGGGGGTGCACGACCTGAAGGCCAAAATGGCCGAGAAGGGAGTGCCGTTCGCCCGCGAGTGCCGGATCTTCGAGGTCTGCAACCCCCAGCAGGCCGGGAAGGTCCTCGAGGCCTACTTGGCGATCTCCACGGCGCTGCCGTGCCGGATCTCCGTCTACGAGGAAGGCGGGAAGACCAAGCTCGCCACGATCAGGCCGACCGCCATGATCAGCCTCTACCCGAATCCGGAAGTCCGAGGCGTGGCCGAGGAGGTTGAGATTATACTCGGTAGGATCATGGCGGAGGCGGCGGGATAG
- a CDS encoding sigma-54-dependent Fis family transcriptional regulator has translation MAEPFRVLVVDDEPAQLELVAGFLRKHGFEVLEAGDGRSALEQFRKAPFDLILTDQKMPGLSGLALLEAARGITPEVAVIVLTAYGTIETAVAAIKAGATDYLTKPLNLDELLHRINQVSERQRLVTENRELREALTERHRVEGIVGESGRMQEVLSLVRRVAPTDTTVLIRGESGTGKELIAKAIHYASPRAAGPLVRVNCAALPESLLEAELFGHEKGAFTGAVASRKGRFEVADGGSLFLDEIGDLPSHLQVKLLRVLQEREFERLGSSRPIPVNVRLLAATHRDLEAFIRDGRFRDDLYYRVNVVTLTVPPLRERREDIPPLIDHFLEKVSRRDGKAITGLTRAAREALLRYDYPGNVRELENLVERAVVLSRDDVIGIEDLPLSVMEPEAATPNAAGLTAAVEGLERRMIREALARAGDVQTRAAEILGISERVLRYKLKKYGLTGG, from the coding sequence ATGGCCGAGCCGTTCAGGGTCCTCGTGGTGGATGACGAGCCCGCCCAGCTGGAGCTGGTCGCGGGCTTCCTTCGGAAGCACGGCTTCGAGGTGCTCGAGGCCGGCGACGGCCGGAGCGCGCTGGAGCAGTTCAGGAAGGCGCCCTTCGACCTGATCCTCACCGACCAGAAGATGCCGGGGCTCTCCGGCCTCGCCCTCCTCGAAGCGGCGCGCGGCATCACGCCGGAGGTGGCCGTCATCGTGCTGACCGCGTACGGGACGATCGAGACCGCCGTGGCCGCCATCAAGGCCGGGGCGACCGACTACCTGACCAAGCCCCTTAACCTGGACGAGCTGCTGCATCGCATCAACCAGGTCAGCGAACGCCAGCGCCTCGTCACCGAGAATCGCGAGCTTCGGGAGGCGCTGACGGAGCGGCACCGCGTGGAGGGGATCGTCGGCGAGAGCGGCAGGATGCAGGAGGTGCTCTCCCTGGTCCGCCGCGTGGCGCCGACCGACACGACGGTCCTGATCCGCGGGGAGAGTGGGACCGGCAAGGAGCTGATCGCCAAGGCGATCCACTACGCCAGCCCGCGGGCGGCCGGCCCTCTGGTCCGGGTCAACTGCGCCGCCCTTCCCGAGAGCCTGCTGGAGGCCGAGCTGTTCGGTCACGAGAAGGGAGCCTTCACCGGAGCTGTGGCCAGCCGGAAGGGCCGGTTCGAGGTGGCCGACGGCGGCAGCCTGTTCCTGGACGAGATCGGCGATCTGCCGTCGCACCTTCAGGTCAAGCTCCTCCGCGTGCTTCAGGAGCGCGAGTTCGAGCGGCTGGGGTCGAGCCGGCCCATCCCGGTCAACGTCCGGCTCCTCGCCGCGACCCATCGGGACCTGGAGGCGTTTATCCGGGACGGCCGCTTCCGCGACGACCTCTACTACCGGGTCAACGTCGTCACGCTCACCGTGCCCCCGCTCCGGGAGCGCCGCGAGGACATCCCGCCCCTGATCGATCACTTCCTCGAGAAGGTCTCCCGCCGGGACGGGAAGGCCATCACGGGGCTGACCAGGGCAGCCCGGGAGGCCCTCCTCCGCTACGACTATCCGGGGAACGTCCGCGAGCTTGAAAATCTCGTCGAGCGGGCGGTGGTCCTCAGCCGGGACGACGTGATCGGCATCGAGGATCTCCCGCTGAGCGTGATGGAGCCCGAGGCGGCGACTCCCAACGCGGCAGGCCTCACCGCCGCTGTGGAGGGGCTCGAGCGGCGGATGATCCGCGAGGCCCTGGCCAGGGCGGGGGACGTTCAGACGCGGGCCGCCGAGATCCTGGGGATCAGCGAGCGGGTCCTCCGCTACAAGCTCAAGAAGTACGGCCTCACCGGCGGCTGA
- a CDS encoding cytochrome C, which yields MEPSAPRQPGLFRNWLSLVGAALALVSFSNILFLFAVDIFIEARAKPYVGVFLYMVFPAFLILGLLIIPVGMLVERWRRRCRAPTEIPALPRIDLNVPRHRQVLGVFVGSTVFFFALSAFGSYRAYQFSDSVTFCGQVCHAVMKPEFTASQASPHARVSCVECHVGPGATWFVRSKLSGAYQIYAVARNIYPRPIPSPIKNLRPARETCEECHWPEKFWGAQLKTITHFGSDEKNTPRQIRMLIKTGGGSPATGLTTGIHWHMNIMNEIWYIATDPQRQDIPWVRARDMQGRVTEYAAKDSKLTPEEIARAEKRLMDCMDCHNRPSHVFLPPDRAVDDALLAGRIDRTLPFVKRQAVEVLSKPYPSTTAAREGIATELDRFYFTKYPAAYPRKQEATKEAIAEVQRLYQTNVFPEMKVSWQTHPNNIGHFYYSGCFRCHDGQHASREGKVISKACDICHTILGQEEGGQPMAEARGRPFRHPVEIGDLAEAACSSCHTGGGG from the coding sequence ATGGAGCCATCCGCGCCGCGCCAGCCCGGACTCTTCAGGAACTGGCTCAGCCTGGTCGGGGCCGCGCTGGCGCTCGTGAGCTTCTCCAACATTCTTTTTCTCTTCGCCGTCGATATCTTCATCGAGGCCCGGGCCAAGCCGTACGTCGGCGTCTTCCTCTACATGGTGTTTCCCGCCTTCCTGATCCTGGGCCTCCTCATCATCCCGGTGGGGATGCTGGTGGAACGCTGGCGGCGCCGGTGCCGGGCTCCCACCGAGATCCCGGCCTTGCCGCGCATCGACCTCAACGTGCCGCGCCACCGGCAGGTCCTGGGCGTCTTCGTGGGCTCGACGGTCTTCTTCTTCGCCCTCAGCGCCTTCGGGAGCTATCGGGCGTACCAGTTCTCGGACTCCGTGACGTTCTGCGGCCAGGTCTGCCACGCGGTGATGAAACCCGAGTTCACTGCCTCCCAGGCTTCCCCCCACGCGCGGGTGTCGTGCGTGGAGTGCCACGTGGGGCCGGGGGCGACGTGGTTCGTCCGCTCCAAGCTCTCGGGGGCCTATCAGATCTACGCGGTGGCCCGCAACATCTACCCCCGACCCATCCCGTCGCCCATCAAGAACCTCAGGCCGGCCCGGGAGACATGCGAGGAGTGCCACTGGCCGGAAAAGTTCTGGGGTGCCCAGCTGAAGACCATCACCCACTTCGGGTCCGACGAAAAGAACACGCCACGACAGATCCGGATGCTTATCAAGACCGGCGGCGGCAGCCCGGCGACCGGCCTGACCACGGGCATCCACTGGCACATGAACATCATGAACGAGATCTGGTACATCGCCACGGACCCGCAGCGGCAGGACATCCCGTGGGTCAGGGCCAGGGATATGCAGGGACGGGTGACCGAGTACGCCGCGAAGGACTCCAAGCTGACCCCGGAGGAGATCGCCAGAGCCGAGAAACGCCTGATGGACTGCATGGACTGCCACAACCGGCCGAGCCACGTCTTCCTGCCTCCTGACCGGGCCGTGGATGATGCGCTCCTGGCGGGGCGGATCGACCGAACGCTCCCCTTCGTCAAGCGCCAGGCGGTGGAGGTGCTGTCCAAGCCCTACCCCTCCACGACCGCGGCGCGGGAGGGGATCGCCACGGAGCTGGATCGGTTTTATTTCACAAAATACCCCGCGGCTTACCCCCGAAAGCAGGAGGCGACCAAGGAGGCCATTGCCGAGGTGCAGCGACTGTACCAGACCAACGTCTTCCCGGAGATGAAGGTGAGCTGGCAGACCCACCCGAACAACATCGGCCACTTCTACTACTCCGGATGCTTCCGCTGCCACGACGGCCAGCACGCGAGCCGCGAGGGCAAGGTGATCAGCAAAGCCTGCGACATCTGCCACACCATCCTGGGCCAGGAGGAAGGCGGCCAGCCGATGGCGGAAGCCAGGGGGCGTCCGTTCCGTCACCCGGTGGAGATCGGCGACCTGGCGGAAGCCGCCTGTAGCAGCTGCCACACCGGAGGCGGCGGCTAG
- a CDS encoding DmsE family decaheme c-type cytochrome: protein MSRLFGIPTGTGVLLLLLVLSVPSSSPAQQAPTKPAAAAQAADGYVGAAVCKACHPDQFESFSATTMGKLFLKHPRTAQERLACEACHGPGKAHVDATAGEAKPKGAQAKLITFKKGDPTPVEQQNAVCLTCHEKTARLYWQGSPHESRNIACTNCHRVMVQVSERRQLAKATVIETCGQCHTQRRAQLMRSSHMPLREGKMDCVSCHNPHGTATEKLLKANSVNENCYTCHTEKRGPFLWEHPPVMESCSNCHEPHGTNHEKLLKVAKPRLCQQCHVETRHPTTAQRIPQVRFVFNRACTNCHSQIHGSNHPSAAGRFQR, encoded by the coding sequence ATGAGTCGGCTGTTCGGCATTCCCACCGGCACCGGGGTTCTGCTTCTCCTCCTCGTCCTCTCGGTGCCTTCGTCCTCACCGGCCCAGCAAGCTCCCACCAAACCGGCCGCGGCGGCCCAAGCCGCGGACGGCTACGTCGGAGCCGCGGTCTGCAAAGCCTGCCACCCGGATCAGTTCGAGAGCTTCTCCGCGACCACCATGGGGAAGCTCTTCCTCAAGCATCCGCGAACCGCTCAGGAGCGCCTCGCCTGCGAGGCCTGCCACGGTCCGGGCAAGGCTCACGTCGATGCCACCGCCGGCGAGGCGAAGCCCAAGGGTGCGCAGGCGAAGCTGATTACCTTCAAGAAGGGAGACCCCACCCCCGTCGAGCAGCAGAACGCCGTCTGCCTGACCTGCCACGAGAAGACCGCTCGCCTCTACTGGCAGGGGAGTCCGCACGAATCGCGCAATATCGCCTGCACCAACTGCCATCGGGTGATGGTGCAGGTCTCCGAGCGACGTCAGCTCGCCAAGGCCACGGTGATCGAGACGTGCGGCCAGTGCCACACCCAGCGCCGGGCGCAGCTCATGCGCTCCTCCCACATGCCGCTCCGCGAGGGGAAGATGGACTGCGTGAGCTGCCACAACCCTCATGGCACGGCCACCGAGAAGCTCCTCAAGGCGAACTCCGTCAACGAGAACTGCTACACCTGCCACACGGAAAAACGCGGCCCGTTCCTCTGGGAGCACCCGCCGGTGATGGAGAGCTGCTCGAACTGCCACGAGCCCCACGGAACGAACCACGAGAAGCTCCTCAAGGTGGCCAAGCCGCGGCTCTGCCAGCAGTGCCACGTCGAGACCCGCCACCCGACCACCGCGCAAAGAATCCCCCAGGTGCGGTTCGTCTTTAACCGTGCCTGCACCAACTGCCACAGCCAGATCCACGGCTCCAACCACCCGTCGGCCGCGGGCCGGTTCCAGCGCTAG